One Maribacter dokdonensis DSW-8 genomic region harbors:
- the pyrH gene encoding UMP kinase: protein MHYKRILLKLSGEALMGEKQYGIDSNRLNEYAEEIKEVVEKGIEVAIVIGGGNIFRGLTGAATGMDRVQGDHMGMLATVINGLALQSALEMSGVQTRLQTAIKINEVAEPFIRRRAMRHLEKGRVVIFGGGTGNPYFTTDSAAVLRAIEIEADVILKGTRVDGIYTADPEKDKSATKFDTISFQDVLTKGLKVMDTTAFTLSQENELPIVVFDMNKKGNLLKIVDGQTIGTTVNL, encoded by the coding sequence ATGCACTACAAACGAATTCTTCTAAAATTAAGCGGTGAAGCCTTAATGGGTGAAAAGCAATATGGAATAGATTCTAACCGCCTAAATGAATATGCGGAAGAGATAAAAGAGGTAGTTGAAAAAGGAATTGAAGTTGCCATTGTTATTGGTGGCGGTAACATTTTTAGAGGCCTTACAGGTGCAGCCACAGGTATGGATCGCGTACAAGGGGACCACATGGGTATGCTGGCTACCGTTATCAACGGGTTAGCTTTACAAAGCGCTTTAGAAATGAGTGGTGTACAGACCAGATTGCAAACTGCTATAAAAATTAATGAAGTAGCCGAGCCTTTTATTAGAAGACGTGCCATGAGGCATTTAGAAAAAGGTAGAGTCGTTATTTTTGGCGGCGGCACAGGTAACCCATATTTTACAACAGATTCTGCTGCTGTTCTTAGAGCTATTGAAATAGAAGCTGATGTTATCTTAAAAGGTACAAGAGTAGATGGTATATATACTGCCGACCCAGAAAAAGATAAAAGTGCCACAAAATTTGACACTATTTCTTTTCAAGATGTACTTACAAAAGGACTAAAAGTAATGGACACGACTGCCTTTACCCTAAGTCAAGAGAACGAACTACCAATCGTAGTTTTTGATATGAACAAAAAAGGAAACCTATTGAAAATTGTTGACGGGCAAACCATTGGTACCACGGTCAACCTATAA